The DNA segment CAAGTTTTCGTTCCAGTTCCAACTCCATTACCGGCTCTGTAATTCCAAGGAAACCCAAGTTATAAGTGCTGCGAAATGCTTCGTTCGCAAATTCCGCCTGACCTTCGGGCAACGTGTCCTTGAAGTTGTTTTGAGGGCGGTTAAGAGCAGCACGTTCATACATTTGCATTTTCACGGCGTTTATCAGCAAATCACGCGTCCATCCCTTGGCAACGCACTCCGAGGCGTAAAAAAGGATTTGGTTGTCGTCATCTGTAGTCCGCATCAATTGCAAAATATGTCCCCATGGCAAAAGTGCAACAGCCTGTTGCACTTTTGAATTGCTTTTAGAAAAACGTTCGTAAAATTTTTTCATATTCCAAAGGTTTCTCGGGGCCACCCCCATATCCGGAAAATGTTCCTTTAAATCTACAGAAAGGCGGCGAACAACGGAATTTCCATGCTTACTATCGAGCTTGCGCTCATGTAGCATTTTCCCAATTTCCCAGTAAGCAGCATTTTCACCAACATTTAGTTGACGTGCAACATTTACACGAGCCTGTTTAATTACTGCAACAGCCTGTTGCAGAATTTCACCATATTCAGATTCTACCTGCAAAACAATCTTTTTTGTCATAATATTCTCCGTACGTTTAAACCACCATTTCCCCACGCCGGGAAAATGGTCGATAGCATTCTTTTTGATTATAAAGATGTTCCCTACATTGCGTAGAGATTGGAGGTTCTAGCCACATTGTTGGCGAGGGTCTTCCTCGGCGTTACCTGGCGCGATGCACATTTCGGCGATCTCACGCTCTTGAGCAGGCTGCGTCTCCTGCCAGCTATCCAACAACATCAACCAGATGGTTAATGAACCTTGCCGCGAATGCACGTACGGACTTTTGCAAGTCTATGTCGACTGTCGCAAGGAGTGATGAATCATGGAATAAATATAATTAAAGATTTTGACAGTAAAGTGTCAAAAACTTTCTTCGGGCGGCCCGGCGCAGAAAGCGCCGTCACGCTCTATTTTATGGGGCTATTACATAGCCCTCATAAAACGGAGCCTCCCCGCCTACCGCATACCAGTAATGCAAAAAAGGCGGATGAGTCTCCGCCCCAAGGGGCCACGATCGTTGCCGCGATGCGGGAAGAGAACGCAACAACATGGAAAATGAATTCTTTGAGAGAAAAAACACACCCCTTGCACAGGCAAAAAGTTTTGTGTATCTTTTAGGGTGAATGAGTAATCCCCATGCGTGGGGCAAGTAAAACTCTCTGCTTGACGTCGTCGCCTTAGTTCATGACCTGACGATCAACGTAGGGCACTTGATATTATGTCAAAAATGACATATATTTAATGAGTTCCAAACATAAACCTTTGGCATGGCTGATTGTTCAGCCAAAATCTCCACCATTGTCACAAAAGGCGAGAATTACAAGAAAACGAATAAAACTCCACAGGACGTGATAAATCTCTGCAAGAAGAGGCTTGCTGCATACGACGCAAAGTGAGGCTATATGAAAAGGCGAAAAAAGAAAGACTTGAAAAAAAAGGCTGGAAGGTCGGTGATATAGATGAAATTCTAGACCTAAACGAAGCTGAAATGGCCATTATCGAAATGAAAGTTGCACTTGCTAAGGCCCTGGTAGAAAAACGGAAGAAGAACGGTCTATCTCAAGAAGAAGTGGCAAGGATATCAGGAACAAGCCAATCGCGCTTGGCAAAAATGGAAAAAGCGAACGCCAGCGTCTCCCTAGAGCTGATGATACGTGTGCTGTTTTCAATGGGTTCCAGCAAGAAAGAACTCCTAAAAACCATGGCCGGATAGTATGTCGACAGTGTTGAAAAAAAGACCCACCGTGGTCCGCTCTTATCGCTAAGATCGCGTGGTGGGCTTGCAAACAGTTTTACGAGGCTTATTCCTTGGCTGATGAAATCCTAATGACGAGCAGCCAATTCAGCCTTTATTCCTCTTAAAGAAGATGATTTCGGCTCAATAAATTTTTTCGTATCAATATCAGGAATATTGCGGCCTTGTTTTTCCAGCGAGAAAGAGTCTAAACCCCGATCCTTCAACAACTCATTTAAATGAACATTCTTTCGTTGTGGCGCACCGTCATCTGGATTAATAAAAGTTTCGCCATCGGGATAAACAACGATT comes from the Fibrobacter sp. UWH6 genome and includes:
- a CDS encoding PDDEXK nuclease domain-containing protein, which gives rise to MTKKIVLQVESEYGEILQQAVAVIKQARVNVARQLNVGENAAYWEIGKMLHERKLDSKHGNSVVRRLSVDLKEHFPDMGVAPRNLWNMKKFYERFSKSNSKVQQAVALLPWGHILQLMRTTDDDNQILFYASECVAKGWTRDLLINAVKMQMYERAALNRPQNNFKDTLPEGQAEFANEAFRSTYNLGFLGITEPVMELELERKLVEKVRQFLLELGKGFAFIGNQHELEFNGKASRVDMLFFHRQLKCLVAIDLKVGEFKPEYVGKRNPEFYLQMHNPSGI
- a CDS encoding helix-turn-helix domain-containing protein, encoding MRLYEKAKKERLEKKGWKVGDIDEILDLNEAEMAIIEMKVALAKALVEKRKKNGLSQEEVARISGTSQSRLAKMEKANASVSLELMIRVLFSMGSSKKELLKTMAG